Proteins from one Prevotella sp. E2-28 genomic window:
- a CDS encoding DUF4252 domain-containing protein has translation MKQTIIKALLCVVVALCSLNANAQVKAFEKYADTKNVTYVFISKFMLGMAGKNAGISVPGVDVKSLTNKLSGIQIITSEDNAAQKKLKNDVKAIIAKEKYELMMQVNEDDSKVNMYHHIGKPQSAVVMLVEEDDETTVIVFSGKFTLEDVMKMTQD, from the coding sequence ATGAAACAGACAATCATTAAGGCTCTCCTCTGCGTGGTGGTGGCTCTGTGCAGCCTCAACGCCAATGCCCAGGTTAAGGCATTCGAGAAATATGCCGACACAAAGAACGTGACCTATGTCTTCATCTCGAAATTCATGCTGGGTATGGCAGGCAAGAATGCCGGGATCTCAGTTCCAGGCGTCGATGTCAAGAGCCTGACCAACAAACTGTCGGGCATTCAGATTATCACTTCCGAGGATAATGCCGCCCAGAAGAAACTGAAGAACGACGTCAAGGCTATTATCGCAAAAGAGAAATACGAATTGATGATGCAGGTAAACGAGGACGACAGTAAGGTAAACATGTATCATCACATAGGGAAACCGCAGTCGGCCGTCGTCATGCTTGTAGAAGAGGATGATGAGACAACGGTCATCGTCTTCTCTGGCAAGTTTACGCTGGAAGACGTGATGAAGATGACACAAGACTAA
- a CDS encoding PEGA domain-containing protein translates to MEFKGELKQTKAVVGNLTEIFMSDSWPSDLNGDNAAIIRVKVTDMSVSEMRKLDVKGSPNLGLGSKQFLEKEQQWLLAVSAGSNMYLEMTHPTYGTSSRLNINETLKAKHIYDITLTNNKTATIVVRSIPEGASVYLDGDNKGKTPCEIPNQRLGTHNLRLFYEGNTLVETIEVAEGHTVFDKFDFRERTKIKITSDPSGSAIYVDNIMIGRAPINDYNIVLGAHTFKAELSAVQVDEQSINVTNATTVIELHPVKKSNVQITTKYSGSPVSARLVVDNEKEYVGMPAYNVELPYGSHTFRVEYLGKTREKTMSINKPQSSHVFKLSARNDFVMPWNREYDHHPAGFSIGYVSKQIVSTYSGERYKIDPGYFRENKSLSGMQMGFHFQPAFSWGLGLYFGLFYELYMAHDEDWSEDTQYFTEHALNVPAHLYFRLPLGRKCSLSVHGGVGADYGLYASYSKKFLGGSGDDTSTSKVYDNYYGEDNGGPGRFNATWDLGGSLNLGGVSFNAFMSKGFIKHKGVVTWTDNGNKVEGKTYVNKYGITMSFCW, encoded by the coding sequence ATGGAGTTCAAAGGTGAGTTGAAACAGACAAAAGCTGTTGTCGGCAATCTTACTGAGATTTTTATGAGTGATAGTTGGCCTTCTGATCTTAATGGCGACAATGCTGCTATTATCAGAGTTAAGGTAACTGATATGTCGGTGTCGGAGATGCGGAAACTTGACGTGAAAGGCTCGCCAAACTTAGGCTTAGGTAGTAAACAGTTCTTAGAGAAGGAGCAACAGTGGCTCTTGGCCGTTAGTGCAGGTAGCAATATGTATCTAGAAATGACGCATCCCACTTATGGTACAAGCAGTCGTCTGAATATTAACGAGACGCTTAAGGCTAAACATATCTATGATATTACCTTGACCAATAATAAAACTGCCACAATTGTTGTTCGCTCAATACCTGAAGGCGCATCAGTTTATTTGGATGGTGACAATAAAGGCAAAACTCCTTGTGAGATCCCCAATCAGCGCTTAGGCACTCATAATTTACGATTGTTTTATGAGGGGAACACTCTTGTAGAGACAATCGAGGTTGCAGAGGGGCATACTGTGTTTGATAAGTTCGACTTTCGTGAGCGTACAAAGATAAAGATTACAAGTGACCCCAGTGGTTCAGCTATTTATGTGGATAATATCATGATAGGAAGGGCTCCTATTAATGATTATAATATCGTATTGGGTGCCCATACGTTTAAGGCAGAATTGAGTGCGGTACAAGTTGACGAACAGAGTATAAACGTTACGAATGCAACAACGGTAATTGAACTTCATCCTGTGAAGAAGAGTAACGTGCAGATTACTACAAAATATAGTGGAAGTCCAGTATCGGCTCGATTAGTGGTTGACAATGAAAAAGAGTATGTGGGAATGCCGGCCTATAATGTGGAATTACCTTATGGCTCACATACGTTTAGAGTGGAGTACCTTGGAAAGACTAGGGAAAAAACAATGAGTATCAATAAGCCACAATCAAGCCATGTGTTCAAACTTAGTGCGAGAAACGATTTCGTGATGCCTTGGAACCGAGAATACGACCACCATCCGGCAGGTTTTTCTATTGGTTATGTGTCAAAGCAGATCGTATCTACCTATAGTGGCGAACGTTATAAGATAGATCCTGGTTATTTTAGAGAGAACAAGAGTTTGAGTGGTATGCAGATGGGCTTCCATTTCCAACCTGCATTCTCTTGGGGCTTAGGACTCTATTTTGGCTTGTTCTACGAGTTATATATGGCTCATGATGAGGATTGGAGTGAAGATACACAGTATTTTACAGAACACGCACTGAATGTACCTGCTCATCTGTATTTCCGACTCCCCTTGGGACGTAAATGCAGTTTGTCGGTGCATGGTGGCGTAGGTGCTGACTATGGTTTGTATGCCTCTTATAGTAAGAAGTTCCTTGGCGGCTCTGGCGATGATACTTCTACTTCCAAAGTCTATGACAACTATTATGGCGAAGATAATGGCGGTCCAGGCCGTTTTAATGCGACATGGGACTTAGGTGGATCCCTAAATCTTGGCGGGGTATCATTCAATGCTTTCATGTCAAAGGGCTTTATCAAGCATAAGGGAGTGGTAACTTGGACAGATAACGGAAATAAAGTGGAGGGTAAGACTTATGTGAATAAATATGGCATAACAATGTCGTTTTGCTGGTAA